One window from the genome of Crassostrea angulata isolate pt1a10 chromosome 2, ASM2561291v2, whole genome shotgun sequence encodes:
- the LOC128172567 gene encoding kielin/chordin-like protein, with protein sequence MKNLSMLLVFFSLASRSVADSPDPVYNYGPQSYTKDSPDPVYNHGLESYTKDDCDYLGQIYKVGVVFSAGDGCNECQCGADGTVECTKDPCYPGCRHLGMTYTAGDIFPMGDDCNTCKCLRTGKVQCSEKKCHPDCYYGGARYTTGNVYPKGDGCNRCTCMVTGDSLCTSDTCEPTCEFNGKVYSTGQKFRKGDGCNECVCMPGGVTQCTNKPCYPDCVYEGQYYTRGDIFDKGDNCNSCKCMADGTVQCSEKQCFPDCRYKGIVYKGGQSFKPDQCNTCWCTVTGDISCTKFSCYPDCGYQGKIFKSGESFPKGDKCNTCICSITGEVRCTEMSCVDNYKTKKTQSYITKRRPTLSYDTPDPVCKYGLQSYGRGQAFVDIVGRKCMCSQDYKVVCDTKDYCDYLGQIYKVGVVFSAGDGCNECQCGVDGTVECTKDPCYPGCRHLGVTYTAGDIFPMGDDCNTCKCLRTGKIQCSEKKCHPDCVYGGASYTTGAVYPKGDGCNRCTCMVTGESVCTLDSCEPTCEFNGKVYKSGEKFRKGDGCNECVCMPGGIAQCTNKPCYPDCVYKGQYYTRGDIFDKGDYCNTCKCMADGTIQCSEKQCFPDCRYKGIVYKAGQSFKPDQCNTCWCTVSGDVSCTKFSCYPDCGYQGKTYKSGESFPKGDKCNTCICSITGEVRCTEMSCVDNYITKEPQSYITKKQPTISYDKPVTVSCDYKGKGYTSGNVVPAGDGCNTCSCQPDGTMNCTNFPCLRGKHQDDISV encoded by the exons ATTGTGACTACTTGGGTCAAATCTACAAGGTGGGCGTGGTTTTCTCGGCGGGAGACGGATGTAATGAGTGTCAGTGCGGAGCGGACGGAACGGTGGAGTGCACCAAGGATCCTTGCTACCCAG gATGTAGACATTTAGGAATGACATATACTGCTGGGGATATATTTCCCATGGGAGATGACTGTAACACGTGTAAATGTCTGAGAACGGGAAAAGTTCAGTGCTCCGAGAAAAAATGTCATCCAG ACTGCTATTATGGAGGCGCTAGATACACCACCGGTAACGTGTATCCTAAGGGAGACGGCTGTAACAGGTGCACGTGCATGGTGACCGGGGACTCCTTATGTACCTCGGACACTTGTGAGCCAA CTTGTGAATTCAATGGAAAAGTCTACAGCACAGGCCAAAAGTTCAGAAAAGGGGACGGTTGTAATGAATGTGTGTGTATGCCAGGCGGAGTAACCCAGTGTACGAACAAACCTTGCTATCCAG ACTGTGTGTATGAGGGACAATATTACACAAGAGGAGATATTTTCGACAAGGGAGACAACTGCAACAGTTGTAAATGTATGGCTGATGGCACAGTTCAGTGCTCCGAAAAACAATGCTTCCCAG aTTGTCGTTATAAGGGAATTGTATACAAAGGCGGTCAAAGCTTTAAACCAGACCAGTGTAATACGTGTTGGTGCACAGTTACCGGGGACATCAGCTGCACAAAGTTTTCGTGCTACCCag ATTGTGGCTACCAAGGCAAAATTTTCAAGTCTGGAGAGAGTTTCCCCAAGGGAGATAAATGCAACACATGTATTTGTTCTATCACTGGTGAAGTAAGATGTACCGAAATGTCATGTGTTGACAACTATAAAACTAAGAAAACACAATCCTACATTACTAAGAGACGACCTACCTTATCATATGACA cACCCGATCCTGTTTGCAAGTACGGACTACAAAGCTATGGTAGAGGACAAGCCTTCGTTGATATAGTTGGCAGAAAATGCATGTGTTCACAGGACTATAAAGTAGTCTGCGATACCAAAGATT ATTGTGATTATTTGGGTCAAATCTACAAGGTGGGCGTGGTTTTCTCGGCGGGAGACGGATGTAATGAGTGTCAGTGCGGAGTGGACGGAACGGTGGAGTGCACCAAGGATCCATGCTACCCAG GATGTAGACATTTAGGAGTGACCTATACTGCCGGGGATATATTTCCCATGGGAGATGACTGTAACACGTGTAAATGTCTGAGAACTGGAAAAATTCAATGTTCCGAGAAGAAATGTCATCCAG ACTGTGTATACGGAGGCGCTAGCTACACCACAGGTGCCGTGTATCCCAAAGGAGATGGTTGTAACAGGTGCACGTGCATGGTAACAGGGGAGTCAGTCTGCACCTTGGACTCTTGTGAGCCAA cTTGTGAATTTAATGGAAAAGTATACAAATCTGGCGAAAAGTTCAGAAAAGGGGACGGTTGTAATGAATGCGTGTGTATGCCAGGTGGAATAGCCCAATGTACAAACAAACCTTGCTATCCAG ACTGTGTTTATAAAGGACAATATTATACTAGAGGAGATATTTTCGACAAGGGAGATTACTGCaacacatgtaaatgtatggCTGATGGGACAATCCAGTGCTCCGAAAAACAATGCTTCCCAG atTGTCGTTATAAGGGAATTGTATACAAAGCCGGTCAAAGCTTTAAACCAGACCAGTGTAATACATGTTGGTGCACAGTTTCCGGTGACGTCAGCTGTACAAAATTCTCATGTTACCCAG ATTGTGGCTACCAAGGCAAAACTTACAAGTCCGGAGAGAGCTTCCCCAAGGGAGATAAATGCAACACCTGTATTTGTTCTATTACTGGTGAAGTAAGATGTACCGAAATGTCATGTGTTGACAACTATATAACTAAGGAGCCACAGTCCTACATTACTAAGAAACAACCCACAATTTCGTACGACA AACCCGTAACTGTATCATGTGACTACAAAGGCAAAGGATACACTTCTGGTAACGTGGTCCCAGCCGGTGACGGATGTAACACGTGCTCTTGTCAGCCGGACGGGACAATGAATTGTACCAATTTTCCTTGTCTAAGAGGTAAACACCAAGACGACATTTCAGTGTGA